From the genome of Hathewaya histolytica, one region includes:
- a CDS encoding sulfurtransferase TusA family protein: protein MNQIDARGVSCPQPVLMTKKALESNPEGIDVIVDNMTARGNVERFMKNAGYKVTIKDIDDEESILSARK from the coding sequence TTGAATCAAATAGATGCTAGGGGAGTATCATGCCCTCAACCTGTACTTATGACAAAAAAAGCATTAGAAAGCAACCCTGAAGGTATTGATGTAATTGTAGATAATATGACCGCAAGAGGAAATGTAGAAAGATTTATGAAAAATGCTGGTTATAAGGTCACTATAAAAGATATAGATGATGAAGAATCTATACTATCTGCAAGGAAGTAG
- a CDS encoding DUF3343 domain-containing protein gives MEYIATFFTNSGAIKFNRYLNSLDVKNQAMPVPRKITSNCGIGVKFSYSDELENILIDDVETVFSINNGEYNCVYSEE, from the coding sequence ATGGAGTATATAGCAACGTTTTTTACTAACTCTGGAGCTATAAAATTTAACAGATATTTAAATAGCTTAGATGTTAAAAATCAAGCTATGCCTGTACCTAGAAAAATAACTTCAAATTGTGGTATAGGGGTTAAGTTTAGCTATAGTGATGAGTTAGAAAATATACTAATAGATGATGTAGAAACTGTATTTTCTATAAATAATGGAGAATATAACTGCGTATATAGTGAAGAATAA